Proteins found in one Cobetia sp. L2A1 genomic segment:
- a CDS encoding 5'-nucleotidase, lipoprotein e(P4) family, whose product MLNTVSRQLSVLFVAGMGVAGLSLSAASQADTTMDATAEHCAPAAYAMALRYQQQSAEVAALQRQSYALATRQLEQLLAARDSSKPAAIMTDLDETVIDNSALLVRDLKACHDFTGWDTWKAWEREGTPSLIPGAKDFLEYAASKDVAIYYVSDRYEENKDATLATLSALDLPEVDDEHVRLLGPSKSVRRQSIAEDHDIVMQLGDSLHDFSDAFSSKEQDQQKSLVEEQAAHFGKDWIMLPNASYGSWSKASLTSWDKPFTQ is encoded by the coding sequence ATGTTGAACACTGTCTCACGTCAATTGAGTGTCTTGTTTGTTGCTGGAATGGGCGTTGCGGGGCTGAGTCTATCGGCTGCTAGCCAAGCGGATACGACGATGGATGCCACGGCTGAACACTGCGCCCCGGCAGCTTATGCCATGGCGCTGCGTTATCAGCAGCAATCTGCTGAGGTGGCTGCTCTGCAGCGTCAGAGCTATGCCCTGGCGACGCGTCAGTTGGAGCAGCTACTGGCCGCGCGTGATAGCAGCAAGCCTGCCGCGATCATGACGGATCTTGACGAGACGGTGATCGATAATTCGGCGCTGCTGGTGCGTGACCTCAAGGCCTGCCATGACTTTACTGGCTGGGATACCTGGAAAGCGTGGGAGCGTGAGGGCACGCCGAGCCTGATTCCCGGCGCCAAGGATTTCCTTGAATATGCTGCCTCAAAGGATGTGGCGATCTATTACGTGTCTGATCGCTATGAGGAGAACAAGGACGCTACGCTGGCCACTTTGAGTGCGTTGGACCTGCCTGAAGTCGATGATGAGCATGTTCGCCTGCTGGGTCCGAGCAAATCGGTACGCCGTCAGAGCATCGCAGAAGACCACGATATCGTGATGCAGTTGGGCGACAGCCTGCACGATTTCTCTGATGCATTCTCTTCCAAAGAACAGGATCAGCAAAAATCACTGGTAGAAGAACAGGCAGCGCATTTCGGCAAGGATTGGATCATGTTGCCGAATGCTTCCTACGGTAGCTGGAGCAAGGCCTCGTTGACGTCTTGGGACAAGCCATTTACCCAGTAA
- a CDS encoding ion transporter has protein sequence MPERQGPANQYGGTSHVESSPTRASGFEPATGRFRARLFHWIFESDTPAAKAFDIGLIVMIFASVAVVMLDSVPSLNAQYGELFSILEWSFTIIFTLEYAVRLYCLKHPGTWAKGFYGVLDLLSIAPTWLSLLIPGAQALLVVRVLRVLRLFRVLRLMAFVGEGRMLVEALARSRRKILLFFITVLSIITVFGALIYLIEPPEAGFTSIPKALYWAVVTLTTVGYGDIAPITPLGQFISAMMMILGYSILAVPTGVFSAEVINGLRMQQTSDEACPGCGREGHDRNAKYCKHCGTWLDEDTRDPREPEPEPGPELQSTDETEPPAAEPPNLDRS, from the coding sequence ATGCCAGAGCGTCAAGGTCCGGCCAACCAGTATGGCGGCACCTCGCATGTCGAGTCGTCACCGACACGCGCCAGCGGTTTCGAGCCTGCCACTGGCCGCTTTCGCGCCCGACTATTCCACTGGATCTTTGAATCTGACACACCGGCGGCCAAGGCATTTGATATTGGCCTGATCGTGATGATCTTCGCCAGCGTCGCGGTGGTCATGCTCGACAGCGTGCCGTCGCTCAACGCGCAGTACGGCGAATTGTTCAGTATTCTGGAATGGTCCTTCACGATCATCTTCACGCTGGAGTACGCCGTTCGCCTTTACTGCCTCAAGCATCCCGGTACCTGGGCGAAAGGCTTCTACGGTGTGCTCGACCTGCTCTCCATCGCGCCGACATGGCTATCGCTGTTGATTCCCGGTGCGCAGGCGCTGCTGGTCGTACGCGTGTTGCGGGTACTGCGATTGTTCCGCGTATTACGCCTGATGGCCTTTGTCGGCGAGGGACGCATGCTGGTCGAGGCACTGGCGCGCAGCCGCCGCAAGATCCTGCTGTTCTTCATCACCGTGCTCAGCATCATCACGGTGTTTGGTGCGCTCATCTATCTGATCGAGCCACCGGAAGCCGGCTTCACCTCCATCCCCAAGGCGCTTTACTGGGCAGTGGTGACACTGACGACCGTCGGCTACGGCGATATTGCGCCGATCACACCGCTGGGACAGTTCATCTCGGCGATGATGATGATCCTCGGTTACTCGATTCTGGCTGTACCCACTGGCGTCTTCTCGGCAGAGGTCATCAATGGCCTGCGCATGCAGCAGACCAGCGATGAAGCCTGCCCGGGCTGTGGCCGTGAAGGCCATGATCGCAATGCCAAGTACTGCAAGCACTGCGGTACCTGGCTGGATGAAGATACGCGTGACCCACGTGAGCCAGAACCGGAGCCCGGGCCCGAGCTTCAATCAACCGATGAAACCGAGCCACCTGCAGCAGAACCGCCCAATCTGGACCGCAGCTGA
- a CDS encoding TIGR00153 family protein has protein sequence MVTTNPFSSMFGRSPFKALHTHIIKTDDCAKHLLTFFDACEKGDWDQAASIRQTISKLEREADELKTQLRLNLPNSLFLPVSRSDLLELIHVQDSIANVTKDIAGIMLGRRMQIPETLVPAMRIYLRTAVESVCQARRALGELEDLVESGFGRNMSVLVEKLINELHELEKQSDEQQIEIRQTLFSLEANLPPVDVIFLYKIIDWVGDVSDQAEKVGTRLQILMAR, from the coding sequence ATGGTAACGACCAACCCTTTTTCTTCGATGTTCGGGCGCTCGCCTTTCAAGGCGCTGCACACCCACATCATCAAGACCGATGACTGCGCCAAGCACTTGCTGACATTCTTTGACGCCTGTGAAAAGGGCGACTGGGATCAGGCGGCTAGCATTCGTCAGACCATCAGCAAGCTTGAGCGTGAAGCCGATGAGCTGAAAACACAGCTACGTCTCAATCTGCCCAACTCGCTGTTTCTTCCGGTGTCGCGTTCCGACCTTCTCGAGCTGATCCATGTCCAGGATTCCATCGCGAATGTCACCAAGGACATCGCCGGTATCATGCTGGGCCGCCGCATGCAGATTCCTGAAACGCTGGTGCCCGCCATGCGTATCTATCTGCGGACTGCGGTTGAGTCGGTTTGCCAGGCGCGACGTGCGCTGGGTGAGCTTGAAGATCTGGTTGAGTCTGGTTTCGGACGCAACATGAGCGTGCTGGTCGAAAAGCTGATCAACGAGCTGCATGAGCTCGAGAAGCAGTCTGACGAACAGCAGATAGAGATTCGACAGACGTTGTTTTCTCTGGAAGCCAACCTCCCTCCGGTCGACGTGATCTTCCTCTACAAGATTATCGACTGGGTTGGTGATGTCTCCGACCAGGCTGAAAAAGTCGGTACCCGACTGCAGATCCTGATGGCGCGCTAA
- a CDS encoding L-threonylcarbamoyladenylate synthase, with product MSQFFQIHPDNPQKRLIDQAVAIIQQGGVIAYPTDSGYALGCHLGEKKAIERIKRLRQLDDKHNFTLMCSDLSEIGTYAKVDNAVFRLLKSHTPGAYTFILQATTEVPRLLLHPKRRSIGVRVPDHAITHSLLETHGSALMSVTLIPPGEALPMTDPEVIRERFGHALDLIIDGGACRLEATSVIDLRELPPVIVREGRGDISNFVE from the coding sequence ATGAGCCAATTTTTCCAGATTCATCCTGACAATCCGCAGAAGCGCTTGATCGATCAAGCCGTTGCCATCATCCAGCAAGGCGGTGTCATCGCCTATCCGACCGATTCCGGCTACGCGCTGGGCTGTCACCTGGGTGAGAAAAAGGCCATCGAGCGTATCAAGCGTCTGCGTCAGCTCGACGATAAGCACAACTTCACGCTGATGTGCTCTGATCTTTCCGAAATCGGCACCTACGCCAAGGTTGATAATGCAGTCTTCCGGCTGCTCAAGAGTCACACGCCGGGTGCCTATACCTTCATCCTGCAGGCCACGACTGAAGTGCCGCGTCTGCTGCTTCACCCCAAGCGTCGCTCCATTGGGGTACGCGTGCCGGACCATGCCATCACGCATTCACTACTGGAAACGCATGGTTCAGCGCTGATGAGTGTGACGCTGATCCCACCGGGTGAAGCCTTGCCGATGACCGACCCGGAAGTGATTCGGGAGCGTTTCGGTCACGCACTGGACCTGATCATCGATGGTGGTGCCTGTCGTCTGGAAGCCACCAGCGTGATTGATCTGCGCGAGCTTCCGCCAGTCATCGTGCGCGAAGGGCGAGGTGATATCTCGAATTTCGTCGAGTGA
- a CDS encoding YheU family protein, giving the protein MDPRDRFIEVPSSMLLAETRRALLETFVTRQGYDTTDVGEGMAGWVAELEGQLSRGKLMIVHDIGTESTEVMTLEQWQSFGRQLADDEEEGD; this is encoded by the coding sequence ATGGACCCGCGTGACCGTTTCATCGAGGTGCCGTCGAGCATGTTGCTTGCCGAGACACGTCGTGCCTTGCTGGAAACCTTCGTTACTCGTCAGGGCTATGACACCACGGATGTGGGGGAAGGCATGGCCGGTTGGGTTGCGGAGCTTGAAGGCCAACTATCGCGTGGAAAACTGATGATCGTCCACGACATCGGTACTGAATCCACCGAAGTGATGACGCTGGAGCAATGGCAGTCTTTCGGTCGCCAGTTGGCAGATGATGAGGAAGAAGGTGACTGA
- the ligA gene encoding NAD-dependent DNA ligase LigA: MQSMPAELRTEVERLHVELIEASHRYYVLDDATLTDADYDTRLRRLEEIEAEYPQLVTSESPTQRVGAAPAIGFDEVKHAVPMLSLNNAFDGDELRAFVQRAAKTLELRDGSQLSFCCEPKLDGLAVSLIYEEGVFVQGVTRGDGRTGEGITTNLRTIRSIPLKLRGENLPALLEVRGEVYMSHAGFEALNARGRDEEGKVFANPRNAAAGSLRQLDSTIAASRPLEFCAYQVARLDESLLASDAGSRHSGLMALLNDYGFRTSPQLEVVSGAEGIINYTQRLGERRDGLDHDIDGAVIKIDELRLQRELGFVARAPRWAIAYKYPAQEQETTLEGVDFQVGRTGALTPVARLAPVQVAGVVVSNATLHNMDEVERLGVHIGDRVIIRRAGDVIPQVVRVAQEGESREAIVLPDGCPVCGSEIERLEGEVVARCAGGLICAAQRKEALKHFSSRKALDVDGLGEKLIEQLIERELVKTPADLFALDAATLAELPRMGEKSATNLVASLDKSRHTTLARFVYALGIREVGEATAASLAAHFGTLEALRAADQVALETVDDVGPIVAAHIHTFFAQPHNNETLEALLACGLKWEEVEIGERPQPLAGQTWVLTGSLESMTRDEGKARLQALGAKVAGSVSKKTAGVVAGAAAGSKLEKAMQLGLAVLDEDTFVARLAEWESGDTNAAEGVDA; this comes from the coding sequence ATGCAGAGTATGCCCGCGGAGCTTCGTACTGAAGTCGAGCGTCTGCATGTCGAGCTGATCGAGGCTAGCCATCGCTATTACGTGCTGGATGACGCGACGCTGACTGACGCCGATTACGACACCCGTTTGCGCCGCCTCGAAGAGATTGAGGCCGAGTATCCGCAGCTGGTGACGTCTGAGTCACCGACTCAGCGGGTGGGTGCTGCACCGGCTATCGGTTTCGATGAAGTCAAGCATGCTGTGCCGATGCTATCGCTCAACAATGCTTTTGATGGCGATGAGCTACGCGCCTTCGTACAGCGGGCGGCCAAGACGCTGGAGCTGCGTGACGGCAGCCAGCTAAGCTTTTGTTGCGAACCCAAGCTTGATGGTCTTGCGGTATCGCTGATCTACGAAGAAGGCGTGTTTGTCCAGGGTGTGACGCGTGGCGATGGCCGCACAGGTGAGGGCATTACCACCAATCTGCGCACGATTCGCTCTATCCCGCTCAAGCTGCGCGGCGAGAACCTGCCTGCACTGCTGGAAGTGCGCGGTGAGGTCTACATGAGTCATGCCGGCTTTGAGGCACTCAATGCGCGCGGTCGTGACGAGGAAGGCAAGGTATTCGCCAATCCGCGTAACGCAGCTGCTGGTAGTTTGCGTCAGTTGGACTCCACTATCGCGGCATCTCGTCCATTGGAATTCTGTGCCTATCAGGTCGCGCGCCTCGACGAGTCACTGCTGGCCAGTGATGCTGGCAGTCGCCACTCTGGTTTGATGGCACTGCTCAATGATTATGGCTTCCGCACCAGTCCGCAGCTTGAGGTGGTCAGCGGGGCCGAGGGCATCATCAACTATACGCAGCGCCTCGGTGAACGGCGTGATGGGCTTGATCACGATATCGATGGTGCGGTCATCAAGATTGATGAGCTGCGTTTGCAGCGCGAGTTGGGCTTCGTGGCACGCGCCCCGCGCTGGGCCATCGCTTACAAGTACCCGGCGCAGGAGCAGGAAACCACACTGGAAGGCGTCGACTTCCAAGTGGGACGTACCGGCGCGTTGACCCCCGTCGCGCGGCTGGCGCCGGTGCAGGTGGCAGGTGTGGTGGTCTCCAATGCCACCCTGCACAACATGGATGAAGTCGAGCGACTGGGCGTGCACATCGGTGATCGAGTCATCATTCGTCGTGCAGGCGACGTCATTCCGCAGGTTGTACGCGTTGCGCAAGAAGGTGAGAGTCGTGAGGCTATCGTGCTGCCGGACGGCTGCCCGGTGTGTGGCTCCGAGATCGAACGACTTGAAGGTGAAGTCGTGGCGCGCTGCGCCGGTGGCTTGATCTGTGCGGCCCAGCGCAAGGAAGCGCTCAAGCACTTCTCCAGCCGCAAGGCACTGGATGTCGATGGACTTGGCGAAAAGCTGATCGAGCAACTGATCGAGCGTGAGCTGGTCAAGACACCTGCTGATCTATTCGCACTGGATGCCGCGACGCTGGCCGAACTGCCGCGCATGGGCGAGAAGTCAGCCACCAATCTGGTCGCATCGCTCGACAAGAGCCGTCATACCACGCTGGCACGCTTTGTCTATGCACTGGGTATCCGTGAAGTGGGTGAGGCTACGGCCGCAAGCCTCGCTGCGCATTTCGGTACGCTTGAAGCGTTACGTGCCGCGGATCAGGTAGCACTGGAAACAGTGGATGATGTGGGGCCCATCGTGGCGGCGCATATCCATACCTTCTTCGCACAGCCGCATAACAATGAGACTCTTGAGGCATTGTTGGCCTGTGGACTGAAGTGGGAAGAAGTCGAGATCGGGGAGCGGCCACAGCCGCTGGCCGGGCAGACCTGGGTGCTGACAGGCAGTCTGGAGAGCATGACGCGTGACGAGGGCAAGGCCCGCCTGCAGGCGTTGGGTGCCAAGGTCGCGGGCAGTGTCTCGAAGAAGACCGCTGGCGTGGTCGCCGGTGCTGCTGCCGGTAGCAAGCTTGAAAAGGCCATGCAGCTGGGCCTTGCCGTACTGGATGAAGACACCTTCGTCGCGCGGCTTGCTGAATGGGAGTCGGGTGACACGAATGCTGCAGAAGGAGTGGATGCATGA
- a CDS encoding CYTH domain-containing protein, whose product MAQEIELKLALSQPVVDRQSLLETLSSIPELTGITPKRHWLANTYFDTPEHAMERARMALRLRRSGKDADSPTLLRQTLKTSGESHGGLHSRGEWEWTLPEGNTTLDLDGLRALPPLQALNEASREQLLTALSPTFSTDFERHAWQIEIDVAGGCVGVELALDLGTVKVEGRAVSIQELELELTGGDSLSPDKPLSAETREAVLWTLADALASRLALRPADASKARRGAALRDNDWHERTLDTTDPRALLAVAIDALDAHADRQSQDGERWLTHALAAVSALASRLAASQHRGHIHAVALVEALEQSLGTETAWATLAFGQHSLSLLAALRD is encoded by the coding sequence ATGGCCCAGGAAATTGAACTCAAGCTTGCGCTATCGCAGCCGGTTGTCGATCGCCAGTCTCTGCTGGAGACCTTATCCAGTATTCCCGAACTCACTGGCATCACGCCCAAGCGTCACTGGCTGGCCAATACCTACTTCGATACGCCCGAACATGCCATGGAGCGTGCGCGCATGGCGCTGCGGTTGCGGCGCAGTGGCAAGGATGCCGATAGCCCTACGCTGCTACGACAAACCCTGAAGACCAGCGGCGAAAGCCACGGCGGACTGCATTCACGTGGTGAGTGGGAATGGACGCTACCTGAAGGCAATACCACGCTTGATCTCGATGGCCTACGCGCACTACCGCCGCTGCAAGCGCTGAATGAGGCCTCGCGCGAACAGCTGCTCACCGCACTCTCACCGACCTTCAGCACTGATTTCGAACGCCATGCATGGCAGATCGAGATCGACGTCGCGGGGGGATGTGTCGGGGTCGAGTTGGCGCTCGACCTTGGCACCGTCAAGGTTGAAGGACGCGCGGTCTCGATTCAGGAGCTCGAGTTGGAGCTGACCGGTGGCGACTCTCTCTCTCCCGACAAGCCGTTGTCCGCCGAGACGCGTGAGGCAGTGCTGTGGACACTGGCTGACGCACTGGCCAGTCGACTGGCACTGCGTCCGGCAGACGCCAGCAAGGCTCGACGCGGCGCTGCATTGCGGGACAACGACTGGCATGAACGTACTCTGGACACGACAGATCCACGCGCCCTGCTTGCCGTCGCCATAGATGCTCTCGATGCGCATGCCGATCGCCAATCTCAGGATGGCGAGCGCTGGCTGACCCATGCGCTAGCGGCCGTCTCGGCACTGGCGTCACGATTGGCCGCCAGCCAGCACCGTGGACACATTCATGCTGTAGCACTCGTCGAAGCGCTAGAGCAAAGCCTCGGCACAGAGACCGCCTGGGCCACCTTGGCTTTCGGTCAGCACAGCCTGTCGCTGCTCGCCGCCTTGCGCGACTGA
- a CDS encoding YciI family protein: MLYSIVCQDVEGSLEARMASRPPHLARLEALLDAGRLVIAGPNPAIDSEAPGEAGFSGSVIIAEFDSLEDAQKWADADPFVIAGVYASAEVKPFKQTLP, from the coding sequence ATGCTGTATTCCATTGTTTGTCAGGACGTTGAAGGTAGCCTGGAAGCGCGCATGGCATCTCGCCCGCCGCATCTGGCACGTCTGGAAGCACTGCTGGATGCCGGTCGCCTGGTTATCGCGGGCCCCAATCCGGCCATCGACAGCGAAGCACCGGGTGAAGCCGGCTTCAGTGGTAGCGTCATCATTGCTGAATTCGATTCGCTGGAAGATGCACAGAAATGGGCCGATGCCGACCCCTTCGTCATCGCCGGTGTTTACGCCAGCGCCGAAGTGAAGCCTTTCAAGCAAACGCTACCCTAG
- a CDS encoding PHP domain-containing protein: MSDDVSAVSPTSPSSDTRDIDVAAVQPPELSQAPAQELSSTSAQEIPKVQPRPLPKRFESDIEVPDIDLHMHSTASDGGMAPADLVALVARRGLSRMSLTDHDSMEGIFEAQQAAAEWGISLLPGCELSVRWRNQTIHIVALMPDGAGDALSAGLVQQHEARERRSHEIATRMEKIGLDNAMERAREQATLNGSGDRPLSRPDFARALVEAGIARNLQDAFKRHLGSGQKGDVKAHWPEMEEAVGWVRADGGVAVMAHPMRYKLTRTKRGELLRDFIAAGGEAAELVSGFQNIDRARDLARQLDELGMYASVGSDFHFPGGPLAPGSMSPPPRTKVPPVWCHPRLAPFFDAPIATI; the protein is encoded by the coding sequence GTGTCCGACGACGTGTCTGCTGTTTCACCGACGTCCCCGTCATCCGATACCCGTGATATCGATGTCGCAGCTGTGCAGCCGCCCGAGCTGTCACAAGCTCCCGCGCAAGAACTGTCATCAACATCGGCACAGGAGATACCCAAGGTACAGCCGCGGCCTCTGCCGAAGCGCTTCGAGTCCGATATCGAAGTTCCGGATATCGATTTGCACATGCACTCGACAGCTTCTGATGGTGGCATGGCGCCTGCGGATCTGGTCGCGCTGGTCGCACGTCGTGGCCTGTCGCGCATGTCGTTGACCGATCACGACAGCATGGAAGGCATCTTCGAAGCACAGCAAGCTGCTGCCGAGTGGGGTATTTCCTTGTTGCCGGGTTGTGAGCTGTCGGTACGTTGGCGCAATCAGACCATTCATATCGTGGCGCTGATGCCGGACGGTGCAGGTGATGCCCTGAGCGCTGGCCTTGTGCAGCAGCATGAGGCGCGTGAGCGGCGCAGTCATGAGATCGCGACGCGCATGGAGAAGATTGGCCTCGACAATGCCATGGAGCGTGCCCGTGAGCAGGCCACATTGAATGGCTCTGGTGATCGCCCGTTATCGCGTCCTGACTTTGCGCGCGCGCTGGTGGAAGCGGGTATCGCGCGTAACCTGCAGGACGCTTTCAAGCGCCACCTTGGCTCCGGCCAGAAGGGAGACGTCAAGGCGCATTGGCCCGAGATGGAGGAAGCGGTGGGCTGGGTGCGGGCTGATGGCGGTGTTGCAGTAATGGCGCACCCGATGCGCTACAAGCTGACCCGTACCAAGCGGGGTGAGCTGTTGCGAGACTTCATTGCTGCCGGTGGCGAAGCTGCGGAGCTGGTCAGTGGCTTCCAGAACATTGATCGCGCACGTGATCTGGCGCGTCAGCTTGATGAGCTGGGCATGTATGCCTCTGTCGGCAGCGATTTTCACTTCCCAGGTGGACCACTGGCACCAGGTAGCATGAGCCCGCCGCCGCGTACCAAGGTACCGCCAGTATGGTGTCATCCACGGCTGGCGCCCTTTTTTGATGCTCCCATCGCCACCATATGA
- the mnmC gene encoding FAD-dependent 5-carboxymethylaminomethyl-2-thiouridine(34) oxidoreductase MnmC — translation MNDRPTPSPAPALKAPDAIPSVTAPGVVPKTVLAPLAALEEAKLEWDETSPQATEYGDVYFSIHDGRAETVHVFLDSNHLSERFASWQESRPFVIGETGFGTGLNILCAAQRFLATAPSEARLHVVSVEKHPMRADDLRRALSAWPDLASLAETLTAQWPASIVGVHRLQLDARITLDLHFGDAVERLSRLEGGVDAWFLDGFSPSKNPEMWSPELFAAMAGVSRPSATFATFTAAGFVRRGLRAAGFVWRKVAGHGMKREMICGELDEVTATARAELMGLQSDDVQDEVPNNACAIRGALHPLRTEQPWTQPPQPAPIDANTRIAVLGAGIAGTSCAEALARRGFTVTLIDAEAPGARASGNSQGALYVKLAAETNHASRFQLAALQYSRRWLEQLDPEQALWSASGVLQLATSPRELKRQQRFLEQHSLPDALVKGVSASEASQLAGSDIAHAGLFYPVAGWVRPAALCQHLAAVSGIHFHQARIHTLRQRSDTQGTVWELEDSEGHQLHVDQLIVALGEQTSLLAPLAHLPLQPIRGQVSEIMVPAEQVSQLPALNSVVCAGGYISPCRQHADGSLTLSFGATFAPKDTDDAVRQSDHDANVAELRSALPAFVSDWEHARGTSLEADEWQGRVAWRAASPDKSPLAGPAPDADAWRTDYAALAFDAKRRVPQLSGAHLPGLWLSTAHGSRGFTTAPLCAELIAAQMCGEPLPLERELADHLHPGRRLIRDIIQRR, via the coding sequence GTGAACGATCGTCCTACTCCCTCGCCTGCACCTGCTCTCAAGGCTCCCGATGCCATTCCTTCAGTGACGGCACCCGGCGTCGTGCCGAAAACAGTACTGGCACCGCTGGCAGCACTGGAAGAGGCCAAACTTGAATGGGATGAAACTTCACCACAGGCAACGGAGTACGGCGATGTCTACTTCTCGATCCACGATGGTCGCGCCGAGACAGTGCATGTCTTTCTCGACAGCAATCACCTCAGCGAGCGCTTTGCCAGCTGGCAGGAATCCCGCCCGTTCGTGATTGGTGAAACGGGATTCGGCACCGGCCTCAATATCCTATGTGCTGCACAGCGCTTCCTGGCAACGGCACCGTCTGAGGCACGTCTGCATGTCGTCTCGGTGGAAAAGCATCCAATGCGTGCCGATGATCTGCGCCGCGCGCTGTCAGCATGGCCCGACCTCGCGTCATTGGCTGAAACACTGACAGCGCAATGGCCAGCCTCAATAGTGGGCGTGCATCGCCTGCAGCTGGATGCGCGCATCACGCTGGATCTGCATTTCGGTGATGCGGTCGAGCGGCTCTCGCGGCTGGAGGGAGGCGTCGATGCCTGGTTCCTTGATGGATTTTCACCATCGAAGAATCCCGAGATGTGGTCGCCCGAGCTATTTGCAGCGATGGCAGGCGTCTCACGTCCCAGCGCCACCTTCGCCACCTTCACTGCAGCAGGCTTCGTACGTCGTGGCCTGCGTGCCGCTGGCTTCGTCTGGCGCAAGGTGGCCGGCCACGGCATGAAGCGCGAGATGATCTGCGGAGAACTGGACGAGGTAACCGCCACGGCACGCGCCGAACTGATGGGGCTGCAATCGGATGATGTGCAGGATGAAGTCCCGAATAACGCATGCGCCATTCGCGGCGCTCTGCATCCGCTGCGGACCGAACAGCCGTGGACCCAACCTCCACAGCCTGCGCCAATTGATGCCAATACACGCATTGCGGTGCTTGGCGCTGGCATTGCAGGCACCAGCTGCGCTGAAGCACTCGCGCGTCGCGGCTTCACGGTCACGTTGATTGATGCAGAGGCGCCGGGCGCTCGCGCGTCCGGTAATTCTCAGGGTGCGCTCTACGTCAAACTGGCCGCGGAGACCAACCACGCCAGCCGTTTCCAGCTGGCTGCGCTGCAATACAGCCGTCGTTGGCTGGAACAGCTCGACCCCGAGCAGGCCCTGTGGTCAGCCAGTGGTGTGCTGCAGCTTGCCACCAGTCCACGCGAGCTAAAGCGTCAACAGCGCTTTCTGGAACAGCACTCGCTGCCCGATGCACTGGTGAAGGGTGTGAGCGCCTCAGAAGCCAGCCAGCTGGCCGGCAGTGATATCGCCCATGCTGGCCTCTTCTATCCGGTCGCGGGCTGGGTACGTCCTGCTGCCCTGTGCCAGCATCTCGCCGCCGTCAGTGGTATCCACTTCCATCAGGCGCGCATTCACACCCTCCGCCAACGAAGTGATACGCAAGGTACGGTGTGGGAACTGGAAGACAGCGAAGGGCATCAGCTACACGTTGACCAACTGATCGTCGCGCTAGGCGAACAGACTTCGCTGCTGGCACCATTGGCACATTTACCACTTCAACCCATTCGTGGTCAGGTCAGCGAGATTATGGTCCCTGCCGAGCAAGTCAGTCAGCTCCCCGCGCTCAATAGCGTGGTGTGTGCTGGTGGCTACATCTCGCCTTGCCGGCAGCATGCTGATGGCAGCCTGACGCTTAGCTTCGGCGCGACATTTGCACCCAAGGATACGGATGATGCCGTGCGCCAGAGCGATCATGACGCGAACGTCGCGGAATTGAGAAGCGCCCTGCCCGCCTTCGTCAGTGACTGGGAGCATGCACGGGGAACATCGCTGGAAGCGGACGAGTGGCAAGGACGCGTCGCCTGGCGCGCCGCCAGCCCCGACAAGAGCCCGCTTGCCGGCCCGGCCCCCGATGCTGACGCATGGCGTACTGACTACGCAGCGCTGGCCTTTGATGCCAAGAGACGCGTCCCCCAGCTCAGCGGCGCTCATCTACCGGGATTGTGGCTCTCTACCGCTCACGGCTCACGTGGGTTCACGACGGCGCCACTGTGCGCTGAGCTGATCGCCGCTCAGATGTGTGGTGAGCCATTACCACTGGAGCGTGAGCTAGCCGACCACCTGCACCCCGGCCGCCGCCTGATTCGCGACATCATTCAGCGCCGCTGA
- a CDS encoding septation protein A, giving the protein MKMLLDFLPIVIFFVVYKMTGDMIMATAVLIPATLAQVLYIYWRHKRVEKMQLVTLALVVVLGGATVLFGNSSFIQWKPTVVNWLFAVAFLLSPLFGGKPLVERMMEKAIQLPRAIWHRLNLAWVVFFLAMGGLNIYVFSHYSEDVWVDFKLFGMLGLTLLFVLIQGVYLSRHMVQAPQDDASNSNSPRQKDDS; this is encoded by the coding sequence ATGAAGATGTTGCTCGACTTTCTGCCGATCGTGATCTTCTTCGTCGTCTACAAGATGACCGGCGACATGATCATGGCAACCGCAGTACTGATACCCGCGACGCTCGCCCAGGTGCTCTATATCTACTGGCGTCACAAACGGGTTGAGAAAATGCAGCTGGTGACGCTCGCTCTGGTCGTAGTGCTGGGCGGTGCTACCGTGCTGTTCGGTAACAGCTCCTTCATTCAGTGGAAGCCAACCGTAGTGAACTGGCTGTTTGCGGTCGCTTTCCTGCTCTCGCCGCTCTTCGGTGGCAAGCCGCTGGTGGAGCGCATGATGGAGAAGGCCATCCAGCTGCCGCGTGCCATCTGGCACCGGCTCAATCTGGCATGGGTGGTCTTCTTCCTAGCCATGGGCGGACTGAATATCTACGTCTTCAGCCACTACTCCGAAGACGTCTGGGTCGATTTCAAGCTGTTTGGCATGCTCGGTCTGACCCTGCTATTTGTACTCATTCAGGGCGTCTATCTGTCTCGCCACATGGTACAAGCGCCACAGGACGATGCTTCAAACTCTAATTCTCCCCGCCAAAAGGATGATTCGTGA